The following are encoded in a window of Solibacillus sp. FSL R7-0668 genomic DNA:
- a CDS encoding dynamin family protein, with product MTLFDDKIQGLLQQSALQYIIYKENEDTERIEKLNLFARKLLQKEFVIGFAGHFSAGKSSMINALSGENILATSPIPTSANIVKVHKSDEDFAILYLHNEKPVKFEAGYDIKQVKELSKNGELVSQIEIGHSTSSLPEGVTVMDTPGVDSTDDAHAMSTESALHIADMVFYTMDYNHVQSELNFQFTKQLMKYNPNVYLIVNQIDKHRDTELTFDDFKQSVHNSFAAWGVYPKDIFFTSLREKELPNNDFNQVKKIVMDSMNDWQEQLILTAENTLTKLQHEHEAYLEEEKQDRFTTYAEVVSEDDWQHRDDILEQFDKLTRQTELFSFDVFDKQFDENRKELLANAAIMPADVREKLREYLESQQEDFKVGGLFTAKKKTAEAKVQRQEDAYAAFNHVVQSQITGHMKALMKNALKDVGALNDERAAAIDAKEFNFPFSIIEEQVQKSAVITGDAVLNFANRVSEAVKRYFIQMTDAWKIEQQSTLEQVAIEAAAPVKLKINAMTEKVEALNQIIKIEKFQAFSNTLMKQVSNEIRAESKVHLEKWTREHEQALKDIRPFDESMLQAKEATEEIVEQQQLEKIGSGLNIDQVTARALKTAHILSDVQGFKEVANFLTKKVERLQKRDFTIALFGAFSAGKSSFSNALMGDRVLPVSPNPTTAAINKIRPVTPEHPHETADVHLKTEAQLLEDIQGSYAAIGLTVSSLQEAYDRAAEGLAVQLSDERLNVHKSFIRAYSEGFESFLPKLGTTLRVNRHDFEKYVAQENRSCFVDNIDFYFDSPLTRMGVTLVDTPGADSINARHTGVAFDYIRNADAILFITYYNHAFAKADREFLIQLGRVKDAFELDKMFFIVNAIDLASTMEEEEEVKGYVRTELQRFGIRFPRLYGVSSLLALKEKQEQKEHDSGMAPFEDAFHHFLNDELMGIAVQALQEEIEKTEDRLHDLITQTEENLKRKDERLGELAHLEQHVRGKYQTTQTSMVESESKQELDELLYYVLQRVYYRYPDFFRESYNPSTFAQMPVQQALETALKEVLQALSFDFAQELRVTNFRLAQFVDKKMKERYKDEARDLKELNPSFGFMAYETSEPEILDYTGPFNDPTPYAGVKSNFKNVKAFFEKNEKELLRDALEQLTKPDAQNYLDTEKVKLIEWANRFIAIEAEGLRQHMLEQAVEQIETERLLLQEESRLAVWKDIYAQLKA from the coding sequence ATGACATTGTTTGATGATAAAATTCAAGGATTGTTACAGCAATCTGCATTACAATACATAATTTATAAAGAGAATGAAGACACAGAGCGAATTGAAAAACTTAATCTTTTCGCGCGTAAATTATTACAAAAAGAATTTGTAATCGGCTTTGCGGGGCACTTCTCTGCGGGTAAATCAAGTATGATCAATGCGCTATCAGGTGAAAATATTTTAGCGACAAGCCCAATTCCAACAAGTGCCAACATCGTAAAAGTGCATAAATCGGATGAGGATTTTGCGATTCTTTATTTACACAATGAAAAGCCAGTCAAATTCGAAGCTGGCTATGATATTAAACAAGTAAAAGAGCTTAGTAAAAATGGGGAGCTTGTTTCGCAAATCGAAATCGGCCATAGCACATCAAGCTTACCAGAGGGTGTAACGGTAATGGATACACCGGGTGTTGACTCAACAGATGATGCGCACGCGATGAGTACAGAATCAGCGCTGCATATTGCGGATATGGTGTTCTATACAATGGACTACAACCATGTTCAATCCGAGCTAAACTTCCAATTTACGAAGCAATTGATGAAATACAATCCGAACGTCTATTTAATCGTAAACCAAATTGACAAGCATCGGGATACAGAGCTAACGTTTGATGATTTCAAGCAATCGGTGCACAATTCATTCGCTGCTTGGGGTGTGTATCCAAAAGATATTTTCTTCACATCTTTACGTGAAAAAGAATTGCCAAATAATGATTTTAATCAAGTGAAGAAAATCGTGATGGATTCCATGAATGATTGGCAGGAGCAATTAATTTTAACGGCAGAAAACACGCTGACAAAATTACAGCATGAGCACGAAGCCTATTTAGAAGAAGAAAAGCAAGACCGTTTCACAACCTATGCCGAAGTGGTGTCAGAGGATGATTGGCAGCACCGTGATGATATTTTAGAACAATTCGATAAACTAACGCGTCAAACTGAATTATTCTCGTTTGATGTATTTGACAAGCAATTCGATGAAAATCGAAAAGAGCTGCTTGCAAACGCTGCCATTATGCCGGCAGATGTACGTGAAAAGCTTCGCGAATATTTAGAAAGTCAGCAAGAGGACTTTAAAGTGGGAGGGTTGTTCACAGCGAAAAAGAAAACAGCAGAAGCAAAGGTGCAGCGCCAAGAAGATGCGTATGCAGCATTTAACCATGTCGTACAATCGCAAATTACGGGTCATATGAAGGCATTAATGAAAAATGCATTAAAAGATGTAGGTGCCCTAAATGATGAACGTGCAGCAGCCATTGATGCAAAGGAATTTAACTTCCCATTCTCCATTATTGAAGAGCAAGTCCAAAAAAGCGCGGTCATTACAGGGGATGCGGTACTGAACTTTGCGAACCGTGTGTCTGAAGCGGTAAAACGTTATTTTATTCAAATGACAGATGCTTGGAAGATTGAGCAACAGTCGACGCTAGAGCAAGTGGCAATCGAAGCAGCCGCGCCAGTTAAATTAAAAATAAATGCCATGACCGAAAAAGTGGAGGCATTAAACCAAATTATTAAAATTGAAAAGTTCCAGGCGTTTAGCAATACACTAATGAAGCAAGTGTCAAATGAAATTCGCGCGGAATCTAAAGTTCATTTAGAAAAATGGACGCGTGAGCATGAGCAGGCATTAAAGGATATCCGCCCGTTTGATGAATCGATGTTACAAGCAAAAGAAGCGACAGAAGAAATCGTGGAACAACAGCAGCTAGAAAAAATCGGTTCAGGCTTAAATATTGATCAAGTGACTGCGCGTGCGTTAAAGACCGCACATATTTTATCGGATGTACAAGGATTTAAGGAAGTAGCGAACTTCTTGACGAAAAAGGTCGAACGTCTGCAAAAGCGTGACTTCACGATTGCCTTATTTGGTGCGTTCTCTGCTGGTAAATCCAGCTTTTCAAATGCGTTAATGGGGGACAGAGTATTACCCGTATCACCAAACCCAACTACAGCAGCGATTAATAAAATCCGCCCAGTTACGCCAGAGCATCCTCATGAAACAGCGGATGTACATTTGAAAACAGAAGCACAATTATTGGAGGATATTCAAGGCTCGTATGCAGCAATTGGCTTAACGGTCAGCTCATTACAAGAGGCATATGATCGTGCGGCGGAAGGATTAGCCGTGCAATTATCGGATGAGCGTTTAAATGTCCATAAATCATTTATTCGCGCCTATTCGGAAGGCTTTGAATCCTTCTTACCAAAATTAGGTACGACATTACGTGTCAACCGACATGATTTTGAAAAGTATGTCGCGCAGGAAAATCGTTCATGCTTCGTTGATAATATTGATTTCTATTTTGATTCACCACTTACGCGTATGGGGGTTACATTAGTCGATACGCCAGGTGCAGACTCAATTAACGCACGCCATACAGGGGTTGCATTTGATTATATTCGTAATGCCGATGCGATTTTATTCATTACGTATTACAATCATGCCTTCGCAAAAGCGGACCGTGAATTCTTAATTCAATTAGGTCGTGTTAAGGATGCATTTGAATTAGATAAAATGTTCTTCATCGTCAATGCGATTGACTTAGCATCAACAATGGAGGAAGAGGAAGAAGTAAAGGGCTACGTTCGTACAGAGCTACAACGCTTCGGAATCCGCTTCCCAAGACTTTACGGCGTATCCAGCTTACTGGCATTAAAAGAAAAGCAAGAACAAAAAGAGCATGATTCGGGTATGGCACCGTTTGAAGATGCGTTCCATCACTTCTTAAATGATGAGCTGATGGGCATTGCGGTACAAGCTCTACAAGAGGAAATCGAGAAAACCGAGGACCGTCTGCATGATTTAATCACACAAACGGAAGAAAACTTAAAGCGTAAAGATGAGCGCTTAGGTGAACTGGCACACTTAGAGCAGCATGTGCGTGGCAAGTACCAAACAACACAAACGTCCATGGTAGAAAGCGAATCAAAGCAAGAGCTAGATGAGTTACTGTACTATGTATTGCAGCGTGTGTACTATCGTTACCCAGATTTCTTCCGCGAAAGCTATAACCCGTCGACATTTGCACAAATGCCGGTACAGCAAGCATTAGAAACTGCATTAAAAGAAGTACTGCAAGCATTAAGCTTTGACTTTGCGCAGGAGTTACGTGTAACGAACTTCCGTTTAGCACAATTTGTTGATAAGAAAATGAAGGAACGCTACAAAGATGAGGCACGTGATTTAAAGGAATTAAATCCAAGCTTTGGCTTTATGGCCTATGAAACAAGCGAGCCAGAAATTTTAGATTACACAGGTCCATTTAATGATCCAACTCCATATGCAGGGGTAAAATCAAACTTCAAAAACGTTAAGGCGTTTTTCGAGAAAAACGAAAAAGAACTTTTACGTGATGCGTTAGAGCAATTAACAAAGCCAGATGCACAAAACTATTTGGATACAGAAAAGGTCAAATTAATCGAATGGGCGAATCGTTTCATTGCAATCGAAGCAGAAGGGTTACGTCAACATATGCTAGAACAAGCCGTCGAGCAAATTGAGACAGAGCGCTTGTTATTACAAGAAGAAAGCCGTTTAGCAGTTTGGAAAGATATCTACGCACAATTAAAAGCGTAA
- a CDS encoding sulfurtransferase, whose product MQTTIFVSANKMERNGRIIDARYDLTNEQLGKQLYEEGHIEGAIFWDLNDDLSDMTRNEGRHPLPSKEQLQQLFERSGLHVNDAIYIYDQGASPFATRAWWILHYAGFQHAYIVNGGYQAMKAAGFAISEEVPTFAPTTLNLQWNDEILLKRSDIVRVVDEKANVTLLDARANVRYRGEEEPMDAVAGHIPTAKNYDWEQLREGANLVITSSLLEKVKKDEEIIVYCGSGVTATPVYSILKQAGYEQVKIYMAGYSDWVKHEPIEIGENL is encoded by the coding sequence ATGCAAACAACGATTTTTGTATCAGCCAATAAAATGGAACGTAACGGACGAATCATTGATGCCCGTTACGATTTAACAAATGAGCAATTAGGCAAGCAACTATATGAGGAAGGGCATATTGAAGGGGCCATCTTTTGGGATTTAAATGATGATCTTTCTGATATGACACGTAATGAAGGACGCCATCCACTTCCAAGTAAGGAGCAGCTGCAACAGCTTTTCGAACGAAGTGGTTTACATGTCAATGATGCCATTTATATTTATGACCAAGGTGCATCGCCATTTGCTACGCGTGCCTGGTGGATTTTACATTATGCAGGCTTTCAACACGCGTATATTGTCAACGGGGGCTATCAAGCGATGAAGGCTGCAGGTTTTGCCATATCGGAGGAAGTTCCTACATTTGCTCCGACAACGTTGAATTTACAATGGAATGATGAAATTTTATTAAAACGCTCGGATATTGTGCGTGTAGTAGACGAGAAAGCAAACGTAACATTACTCGATGCGCGTGCCAATGTGCGTTACCGTGGGGAAGAAGAGCCAATGGATGCCGTTGCTGGCCATATTCCAACTGCGAAAAATTATGATTGGGAACAGCTCCGAGAAGGTGCCAATTTAGTTATTACCTCCTCGTTATTAGAAAAAGTAAAAAAAGACGAGGAGATTATTGTGTACTGTGGTTCAGGTGTAACCGCAACACCTGTTTATTCGATTTTAAAACAGGCTGGCTATGAGCAGGTAAAGATTTATATGGCTGGCTATAGCGATTGGGTAAAACACGAACCAATCGAAATTGGTGAAAACCTTTAA
- a CDS encoding DUF47 domain-containing protein: MFNSKKPDPFFEGLLNIAKNVQQGANFAKECTISNIADLKQIQIKMKSYETAGDKLIHELIVKLNDSFMTPIEREDILALAIKLDDILDGIENTIAHFEMYAFTDLNQHMHNFLDYIAKSSDEAVKAMELLNKKDLIGMRQHAILIKDYERQCDEIFRESITELFQVEKDPIRLIIFKDLYEQLEEIADYCQNVANTIESIIMRNA, encoded by the coding sequence GTGTTTAATTCAAAAAAACCAGATCCATTTTTCGAAGGATTATTAAATATTGCTAAAAATGTACAGCAAGGTGCCAACTTCGCAAAAGAATGTACCATCTCAAATATTGCAGACTTAAAGCAAATTCAAATTAAAATGAAATCTTACGAAACAGCGGGTGACAAATTAATTCACGAATTAATCGTCAAATTAAATGATTCGTTCATGACACCAATCGAGCGTGAAGACATTTTAGCGCTAGCCATTAAATTAGACGATATTTTAGATGGCATTGAAAACACAATTGCGCATTTTGAAATGTATGCTTTTACAGATTTAAACCAGCATATGCATAATTTCTTAGACTACATTGCAAAATCTTCAGATGAAGCAGTGAAGGCCATGGAATTATTAAACAAAAAGGATTTAATCGGCATGCGTCAACATGCGATTTTAATAAAGGATTATGAACGTCAATGTGATGAAATTTTCCGTGAATCCATTACAGAGCTATTCCAAGTGGAAAAAGATCCAATCCGTTTAATTATTTTTAAGGATTTATATGAACAGTTAGAAGAAATTGCAGATTACTGCCAAAATGTAGCAAATACAATTGAATCGATCATTATGCGAAACGCGTAA
- a CDS encoding MBL fold metallo-hydrolase, whose protein sequence is MLLKKKTEQLTQSGVNMVNGIVTFQAIKLNVHCFEVDGVLIDTGSASLLKEFKPFFSQLDIDQTVLTHFHEDHSGGAHYVQTKLNVPIYMSDVRRQECTYKAKYPLYRKLFWGSREPFEANVIGERFSSRTANWQVIQTPGHSNDHLVFLNEQTGQLFSGDLFVTPKTKVVMRDESIPQIISSIERVLTYDFEEVFCNHAGYVKDGKRKLRMKLDYLQELSGKIKHMNDEGLSVKEITGQLFERKYPISKFSLGEWDSTHIVSSILRKG, encoded by the coding sequence GTGTTATTGAAGAAAAAAACGGAACAGCTGACACAGTCGGGCGTGAATATGGTCAATGGCATTGTCACATTTCAGGCAATCAAGCTGAATGTGCATTGCTTTGAGGTGGACGGCGTGTTAATCGATACAGGTTCGGCTTCACTCTTAAAGGAATTTAAGCCGTTCTTCTCGCAGCTTGATATTGATCAAACGGTATTGACACATTTTCATGAAGATCATTCGGGTGGGGCGCACTATGTGCAAACAAAATTAAATGTACCTATTTATATGAGTGATGTTCGTCGGCAAGAGTGTACATATAAAGCGAAGTACCCTTTATACCGCAAGCTATTTTGGGGGAGTCGTGAGCCGTTCGAAGCAAATGTGATTGGCGAACGCTTTTCCTCGCGCACAGCAAATTGGCAGGTCATTCAAACACCGGGGCATTCCAATGATCATTTAGTGTTTTTAAATGAACAAACCGGCCAGCTCTTTTCGGGTGATTTATTTGTAACACCAAAAACAAAGGTCGTAATGCGTGACGAAAGCATACCACAAATCATCTCGTCAATAGAGCGGGTGCTTACTTATGATTTTGAAGAAGTATTTTGCAATCATGCAGGCTATGTAAAGGATGGTAAAAGAAAGCTACGTATGAAGCTAGATTATTTACAAGAGCTGAGCGGTAAAATTAAGCATATGAATGACGAAGGGCTATCTGTAAAGGAAATCACTGGGCAACTATTCGAGAGAAAATACCCAATTAGTAAGTTTTCTTTAGGTGAATGGGATTCCACGCATATTGTGTCCTCAATACTACGTAAAGGCTAG
- a CDS encoding inorganic phosphate transporter: MDTLLIITVLVVIFALAFDFINGFHDTANAIATSVSTRALKPRVAILMAATMNFIGAMTFVGVAKAVASGIVDPFSLNAFEGDVTGSVVILAALSSAITWNLLTWYFGIPSSSSHTLIGSIAGAAVASAGFGILNYEGFIKILQALIISPILALGLGFIVMKIFKFIFQRSPLYTTTKAFRLTQIGTAALQSFTHGTNDAQKAMGIITMALIAANWQSTDEVQDWVRFACALAMGLGTSVGGYKIIKTVGGKIMKIRPVNGVAADLTSASIIFGATVIALPVSTTHVISSAIMGVGAAQRVKGVKWGMARKIVITWFITLPISAVMAGAFYFVYSMIF; the protein is encoded by the coding sequence ATGGATACGTTATTAATTATTACCGTCCTTGTCGTCATCTTTGCGCTCGCATTCGATTTTATTAACGGCTTTCATGACACAGCAAATGCGATTGCCACTTCTGTATCAACGCGTGCGCTAAAGCCGCGTGTGGCAATTCTAATGGCAGCGACGATGAACTTTATCGGTGCGATGACATTCGTAGGTGTAGCAAAAGCGGTAGCATCAGGCATTGTTGATCCATTCTCGCTAAACGCATTTGAAGGGGATGTCACAGGTTCGGTTGTTATTTTAGCAGCACTGAGCTCTGCCATTACTTGGAACTTATTAACATGGTATTTCGGAATTCCATCGAGTTCTTCGCATACGTTAATTGGTTCAATTGCGGGTGCGGCAGTGGCATCAGCAGGCTTTGGTATTTTAAACTATGAAGGCTTCATAAAGATTTTACAGGCATTAATTATTTCGCCTATTCTTGCATTAGGTCTTGGTTTCATCGTGATGAAGATTTTCAAATTCATCTTCCAACGTTCACCATTATATACAACAACAAAAGCCTTCCGATTAACACAAATCGGTACAGCGGCATTGCAATCCTTCACACATGGTACGAATGATGCGCAAAAGGCGATGGGTATTATTACAATGGCATTAATCGCTGCGAATTGGCAATCAACAGATGAAGTACAAGATTGGGTACGCTTTGCCTGTGCATTAGCAATGGGTCTTGGTACATCAGTAGGTGGCTACAAAATCATCAAAACAGTTGGCGGCAAAATTATGAAAATCCGTCCTGTTAACGGGGTAGCAGCTGACTTAACGTCTGCATCAATTATTTTTGGTGCAACAGTAATCGCGTTACCGGTATCGACAACACATGTCATTTCTTCGGCTATTATGGGTGTAGGTGCTGCACAGCGTGTAAAAGGTGTAAAATGGGGGATGGCACGTAAGATTGTCATTACGTGGTTTATCACATTACCAATTTCAGCTGTAATGGCAGGGGCATTTTACTTCGTATACAGCATGATTTTCTAA